A window from Pyrococcus kukulkanii encodes these proteins:
- a CDS encoding helix-turn-helix domain-containing protein, whose amino-acid sequence MFEKEKEALARRIAGEIVLSPDPGKTMRKWREIFGISQTELAEYLGVSSSVISDYEGGRRKSPGASTIRKFVEALIEIDEKRGGNVIKAFSRTLGGEIPTSAILDIREFNIPVTVKDIVDAVKGEIVANPDLMDKKIYGYTVVDSIQAILEMSAEEFLKLYGWTTERALVFTKVTTGRSPMIAVRVQGLKPAMVVLHGVKRLDELAVKIAEKERVPLVVSHADNEAELIAGLRKLVGSF is encoded by the coding sequence ATGTTCGAAAAGGAGAAAGAGGCTCTTGCTAGAAGGATAGCTGGTGAGATTGTCCTATCCCCTGATCCAGGTAAAACCATGAGAAAGTGGAGGGAGATATTCGGAATAAGTCAGACTGAACTTGCCGAATATCTTGGGGTTTCTTCTTCCGTGATCAGTGATTATGAAGGTGGGAGACGGAAGAGTCCGGGAGCATCGACGATAAGAAAGTTCGTTGAGGCTTTAATAGAGATAGACGAGAAGAGAGGTGGAAACGTAATAAAGGCCTTCAGCAGAACCCTTGGGGGAGAAATTCCAACGAGCGCAATTCTCGACATAAGGGAGTTCAACATCCCAGTTACAGTGAAGGACATAGTCGACGCCGTTAAGGGCGAGATAGTGGCAAATCCTGATTTAATGGACAAGAAGATTTATGGCTACACCGTCGTTGACAGCATACAGGCTATACTTGAAATGTCTGCTGAGGAATTTTTAAAGCTGTACGGCTGGACCACGGAGAGGGCTCTAGTTTTCACTAAGGTTACCACTGGGAGAAGCCCCATGATAGCGGTGAGGGTTCAGGGGCTTAAGCCAGCGATGGTTGTTCTCCATGGGGTAAAGAGGTTAGACGAGCTCGCGGTAAAAATTGCGGAAAAGGAAAGGGTTCCTTTAGTTGTCTCCCATGCGGATAATGAAGCTGAGCTTATAGCTGGCCTTAGGAAACTTGTTGGAAGCTTTTAA
- a CDS encoding 4-phosphopantoate--beta-alanine ligase, which produces MVKIPKSHPRYWSLYYREKIIEGMEKGITAKAGLIAHGRGEAFDYLIGEKTIPPAEEAMKAAVAKLLLAKHPVISVNGNVAALVPKETVELAKTLGAKLEVNLFYRTEERVKKIAEVLYEHGAEEVLGINPTKLIPGLESERAKVDERGIWRADVVLVPLEDGDRTEALVRMGKFVITVDLNPLSRSARMADITIVDNIIRAYPRMIELAKDMKSWDKERLQAIVGRYDNSKVLSDVLLHIKDRLTRLASEGVWRKERLD; this is translated from the coding sequence GTGGTCAAAATACCGAAGAGTCACCCAAGATACTGGAGCCTCTACTACAGGGAGAAAATAATAGAGGGAATGGAGAAGGGGATAACGGCAAAAGCTGGCCTTATAGCCCACGGAAGAGGAGAAGCCTTTGATTATCTAATAGGAGAAAAAACCATTCCTCCAGCCGAGGAGGCAATGAAAGCTGCGGTTGCAAAGCTACTTCTAGCCAAGCATCCAGTTATCTCAGTAAACGGGAACGTCGCAGCTTTGGTACCAAAGGAAACTGTTGAACTGGCAAAGACCCTGGGAGCAAAACTTGAAGTAAATCTGTTTTATAGAACCGAGGAGAGAGTGAAGAAGATCGCAGAAGTTCTCTATGAGCACGGAGCTGAAGAGGTCTTGGGCATAAACCCAACGAAACTCATTCCAGGATTAGAAAGCGAAAGGGCAAAGGTAGATGAGAGAGGGATATGGAGGGCAGATGTTGTTCTGGTTCCTCTCGAAGATGGAGATAGAACTGAAGCCCTAGTTAGGATGGGAAAGTTTGTAATAACTGTGGATCTAAATCCGCTCTCAAGATCCGCGAGAATGGCAGATATAACAATAGTCGACAACATAATAAGGGCATATCCCAGGATGATAGAACTAGCAAAGGACATGAAATCCTGGGATAAGGAAAGGCTTCAAGCCATTGTTGGAAGATATGACAACTCCAAGGTTCTGAGCGATGTTCTGCTTCACATAAAAGATAGGCTAACTAGACTCGCAAGTGAGGGAGTATGGAGGAAAGAAAGGTTAGATTAA
- a CDS encoding SPL family radical SAM protein: MYIRPFDPWKSKLCTCPFKYTLNPYTGCDHACVYCYITSYIPKAFKVRTKEGLLPSLERELRKFDKRFIIAMSYSSDPYPTVEEKLGVTRKVLELFKRYDVRCLLLTKSNIFERDIDILSELRCAVGITVTTVDERKASLLEPNAPSPRDRIKALKKAKKAGIPVYARIDPIIPFYTWEDFEKTLKALNFVSHITVSTLKLRPDIGARMRAKFPELMRKLEPLYTERYEGYYYLKRDLRFTILQRARELIERRGITFGSCREGYYSYPTCDGSHLVP, encoded by the coding sequence ATGTACATAAGGCCATTCGACCCTTGGAAGTCAAAGCTCTGCACGTGTCCCTTTAAATATACCCTGAACCCATATACAGGTTGCGACCACGCATGCGTGTACTGCTATATAACAAGTTATATACCTAAGGCCTTCAAAGTTAGAACTAAAGAGGGTCTCCTACCCTCCTTAGAGAGGGAGTTAAGGAAGTTTGACAAGAGATTTATTATCGCCATGTCGTACTCTTCCGATCCTTACCCTACAGTAGAGGAAAAGCTTGGGGTAACTAGAAAGGTTCTTGAGCTGTTTAAGAGATACGATGTTAGGTGTCTGCTCTTGACAAAATCAAATATATTTGAGAGGGATATTGATATACTGAGCGAGCTAAGATGCGCCGTTGGGATCACCGTTACAACTGTCGATGAAAGGAAGGCAAGCTTGCTTGAACCTAATGCACCTTCTCCTAGGGACAGGATAAAGGCTCTTAAAAAAGCTAAAAAAGCCGGAATTCCAGTTTATGCCAGAATTGATCCAATAATACCGTTCTATACGTGGGAAGACTTCGAGAAGACTTTGAAGGCTTTAAACTTCGTTAGTCACATAACTGTTTCAACGTTGAAGCTCAGGCCTGACATTGGGGCTAGGATGCGTGCCAAGTTTCCTGAACTTATGAGGAAACTCGAACCCCTGTACACGGAGAGGTATGAAGGCTACTACTATTTAAAGAGGGACTTAAGGTTCACTATACTTCAGAGGGCAAGGGAGCTTATAGAGAGAAGGGGGATAACCTTTGGTTCTTGTCGGGAGGGTTATTACTCTTATCCTA
- the udg gene encoding type-4 uracil-DNA glycosylase has protein sequence MKKLEEKIRNCRKCPLWQLRTNPVSGSGSYDAKLMFVGEAPGYWEDQQGLPFVGKAGKVLDELLASIGLSRKDVYITNIVKCRPPNNRDPTEEEIRACSPYLDAQIDIIRPKVIVTLGRFSTSYILKKFGFSVEGISKIHGKVFEARTLFGKVYIIPMYHPAVALYRPQLREELKEDFKKLKELLNSLGI, from the coding sequence ATGAAGAAGCTCGAGGAGAAAATTAGGAATTGCAGGAAGTGTCCGCTCTGGCAATTGAGGACTAATCCCGTTTCTGGCTCGGGAAGCTACGATGCCAAGCTAATGTTCGTTGGGGAAGCTCCAGGATACTGGGAGGATCAGCAGGGCTTGCCCTTCGTTGGTAAGGCAGGGAAAGTTCTCGATGAGTTGCTTGCCTCCATAGGCCTTAGCAGAAAGGATGTTTACATAACGAACATAGTTAAGTGCAGGCCTCCAAACAATAGAGATCCAACTGAGGAGGAGATAAGAGCGTGTTCCCCCTACCTTGATGCTCAAATAGATATAATAAGGCCAAAGGTAATAGTGACCTTAGGTCGCTTCTCCACCTCCTATATTCTGAAGAAGTTTGGCTTTTCAGTTGAGGGAATAAGCAAGATCCACGGGAAGGTGTTTGAAGCTAGAACACTCTTTGGGAAGGTCTACATAATCCCAATGTACCATCCCGCAGTTGCTTTATATAGGCCCCAGCTGAGGGAAGAGCTAAAAGAGGACTTCAAGAAGTTGAAAGAGCTTTTGAATTCTTTGGGAATTTAG